From Camelina sativa cultivar DH55 chromosome 7, Cs, whole genome shotgun sequence, one genomic window encodes:
- the LOC104700252 gene encoding folate-biopterin transporter 1, chloroplastic-like → MASPKLFSIPISPSQITVLPSAFLSSANNGTRRLSIAVRSHRRKIRRRPPDRDMSSSIVSMSELPPRRRNSEESLLLDSRISVAEGDVEGDRDTSSSSSSSSVIRTQPPRNNNKGRSLSSRAMFYGVELSPDNVAVAMVYFVQGVLGLARLAVSFYLKDDLHLDPAETAVITGLSSLPWLVKPLYGFISDSVPLFGYRRRSYLVLSGLLGAFSWSLMAGFVDSKYSAAFCILLGSLSVAFSDVVVDSMVVERARGESQSVSGSLQSLCWGSSAFGGIVSSYFSGSLVESYGVRFVFGVTALLPLITSAVAVLVNEQRVVKPALGQKENITLVSPGFLQTSKQNMIQLWSAIKQPNVFLPTLFIFLWQATPHSDSAMFYFTTNKLGFTPEFLGRVKFVTSIASLLGVGLYNGFLKTVPLRKIFLATTVFGTGLGMTQVILVSGFNRQLGISDEWFAIGDSLILTVLAQASFMPVLVLAARLCPEGMEATLFATLMSISNGGSVLGGLMGAGLTQVFGITKDSFGNLSTLIILCNLSSLLPLPLLGLLPGDSPDTLTKDDADIEMKSN, encoded by the exons atggcgAGTCCCAAACTTTTCTCTATCCCAATCTCACCTTCACAAATTACAGTTTTGCCATCCGCCTTCCTCTCCTCCGCCAACAACGGGACACGTCGCCTTTCAATCGCCGTCCGATCTCACCGCCGGAAGATTCGTAGGAGACCTCCTGACAGAGATATGTCGTCATCCATAGTTTCAATGTCGGAGCTTCCTCCTCGCCGGCGTAATTCCGAGGAAAGCCTTCTTCTAGATTCTAGGATCA GTGTAGCTGAAGGAGATGTAGAAGGAGACAGagatacttcttcttcttcttcttcttctagtgtTATTAGAACACAGCCTCCTCGTAACAATAATAAAGGAAGAAGTCTTAGTAGCAGAGCCATGTTTTACGGTGTTGAATTATCACCGGACAATGTTGCTGTAGCTATGGTGTATTTTGTTCAAGGTGTTTTAGGACTCGCTAGGCTAGCTGTTAGTTTCTATTTGAAAGATGACTTGCATCTTGATCCTGCTGAG ACAGCTGTGATAACGGGTCTTTCTTCATTGCCATGGCTTGTTAAGCCTCTTTACGGTTTTATTAG TGATTCAGTGCCTTTATTTGGCTATCGGAGGAGGTCGTATCTGGTTCTCTCCGGACTTCTTGGTGCATTTTCGTGGAGTTTGATGGCTGGTTTTGTTGATAGTAAATATAGTGCTGCTTTTTGTATACTTCTTGGTTCCCTCTCTGTCGCCTTTTCTGATGTG GTAGTAGACTCGATGGTAGTGGAACGGGCTCGTGGTGAGTCACAAAGCGTGTCGGGATCTCTGCAGTCTTTGTGCTGGGGATCCTCGGCTTTTGGTGGAATTGTGAGTTCATACTTTAGTGGCTCCCTGGTGGAGTCATATGGTGTAAG GTTTGTATTTGGGGTGACAGCTTTACTACCTTTGATAACTTCAGCAGTTGCTGTTCTCGTGAACGAACAACGTGTGGTCAAACCAGCATTAGGGCAGAAAGAGAACATAACCTTGGTCAGTCCTGGCTTTCTTCAGACCTCAAAGCAGAACATGATTCAGCTATGGAGTGCCATTAAGCAACCAAATGTTTTCCTCCCTACCTTATTTATCTTCTTATGGCAAGCCACACCACACTCAGATTCTGCAATGTTTTACTTCAC TACGAACAAACTTGGCTTTACTCCGGAGTTTCTGGGACGAGTTAAATTTGTGACCTCAATTGCATCGTTGCTCGGAGTAGGACTGTACAATGGATTCCTGAAGACTGTTCCACTGAGAAAAATCTTTCTCGCGACGACAGTTTTTGGCACGGGTCTTGGAATGACTCAG GTTATCCTTGTGTCAGGTTTTAACAGACAGTTGGGAATTAGCGACGAGTGGTTTGCCATCGGAGATTCTCTAATCCTAACAGTCCTCGCTCAG GCTTCATTCATGCCGGTTCTTGTGTTAGCAGCGAGACTGTGTCCAGAAGGAATGGAAGCAACTCTCTTCGCTACACTCATGTCAATCTCTAATGGAGGCAGTGTTCTAGGTGGACTTATGGGTGCAGGGCTGACTCAAGTATTCGGCATCACAAAAGACAGTTTCGGTAACCTATCAACGCTTATTATTCTCTGCAATCTTAGCTCATTGCTCCCTCTGCCTCTTCTCGGTCTTTTACCGGGAGATTCTCCAGACACTCTTACGAAAGATGATGCAGACATTGAGATGAAGTCGAATTAA
- the LOC104700253 gene encoding uncharacterized protein LOC104700253 has protein sequence MSMEIDPSTKIKSAATSSLPEKIHLRPMTLSDIDDFMVWATDSKVTRYCTWEPHTSKEAAISYLNNVLLPHPWLRAICLENDRPIGSISVTPVDEIRGEIGYLIGSKYWGKGIATEAVRLVAAEIFKDKPEMERLEALVDVDNVGSQKVLEKVGFVREGVMRKFMYLKGNVRDMVMFSLLPSDSLH, from the coding sequence atgTCAATGGAGATCGACCCATCTACTAAGATCAAATCCGCCGCGACTTCCTCACTTCCGGAGAAAATCCATCTTCGACCAATGACTCTCTCCGACATCGACGACTTCATGGTTTGGGCCACTGACTCAAAGGTCACGCGCTATTGCACGTGGGAGCCTCACACGAGCAAAGAAGCCGCGATCTCATACTTAAACAACGTCTTGTTGCCACACCCTTGGCTCAGAGCTATCTGCTTAGAAAACGACCGTCCGATCGGCTCGATCTCCGTCACGCCAGTCGATGAGATCAGAGGAGAGATAGGTTATCTCATCGGGAGCAAGTATTGGGGGAAAGGGATCGCGACGGAGGCTGTGAGGCTTGTGGCGGCGGAGATATTCAAGGACAAGCCGGAGATGGAGAGGCTTGAAGCACTTGTCGACGTTGATAATGTCGGATCTCAAAAGGTTCTTGAAAAAGTTGGGTTTGTGAGAGAAGGGGTGATGAGGAAATTTATGTATCTAAAAGGAAACGTTAGAGATATGGTCATGTTTAGTTTATTGCCTTCTGATTCTTTGCACTGA
- the LOC104700251 gene encoding 40S ribosomal protein S12-2-like, translated as MSGDEAVAPVVPPVAEAAAIPEDMDLMTAVQLTVRKSCAYGGVVRGLHESAKLIEKRVAQLCVLAEDCNQPDYVKLVKALCADHNINLLTVPSAKTLGEWAGLCKIDSEGNARKVVGCSCLVIKDYGEETTALNIVKKHIESN; from the exons ATGTCAGG TGATGAGGCTGTTGCTCCAGTTGTTCCTCCGGTTGCTGAGGCAGCTGCCATCCCAGAGGACATGGATTTGATGACTGCAGTGCAGTTGACAGTCAGGAAATCTTGTGCTTATGGTGGTGTTGTTCGTGGTCTCCATGAAAGTGCTAAGCTTATTGAGAAGCGTGTTGCTCAGCTCTGTGTTTTGGCTGAGGACTGCAACCAGCCCGATTATGTCAAGCTGGTGAAAGCTCTTTGCGCTGACCACAACATCAACTTGCTTACAGTTCCAAGTGCCAAAACCCTCGGTGAATGGGCTGGT CTTTGCAAGATTGACTCAGAGGGCAATGCTAGGAAGGTTGTTGGTTGCTCATGTCTTGTAATCAAG GATTACGGTGAGGAGACAACTGCCCTAAACATCGTCAAGAAGCATATTGAATCTAACTAA
- the LOC104700248 gene encoding transcription factor Pur-alpha 1, with amino-acid sequence MEANSGGGGGAEGGRATAGGGGSDVELVSKTLQVEHKLFYFDLKENPRGRYLKISEKTSATRSTIIVPSSGISWFLDLFNYYVDSEEHELFSKELQLDSKVFYFDIGENRRGRFLKVSEASVSRNRSTIIVPAGNSPDEGWAAFRNILAEIHEASGLFAMPNQKPSDGQEHLVGLSDDVGAGFIPGHGSQQPSSSEHTVDRATDSPNQDETGMTNVSKVIRADQKRFFFDLGNNNRGHFLRISEVAGADRSSIILPLSGLKQFHQVIGQFVEITKDKIEGMTGANVRTVDPPQR; translated from the exons ATGGAAGCTAATTCTGGCGGTGGCGGAGGAGCTGAAGGCGGAAGAGCCACAGCCGGAGGAGGAGGGAGCGATGTTGAATTGGTGAGCAAGACGTTGCAGGTTGAGCATAAGCTTTTCTATTTTGATCTCAAGGAGAATCCTCGCGGAAGGTATCTGAAGATATCGGAGAAGACGTCGGCGACGAGGTCAACCATCATCGTTCCTTCCTCTGGCATCTCTTGGTTCCTCGATCTCTTCAATTACTACGTCGATTCCGAGGAACATGAGCTTTTTAGCAAAGAGTTGCAGCTTGATTCCAAG GTGTTCTACTTCGACATCGGTGAGAACAGAAGGGGACGTTTCTTGAAG GTGTCAGAAGCATCAGTTAGTAGAAATCGAAGTACCATTATTGTTCCAGCTGGAAACTCTCCTGATGAAGGATGGGCAGCTTTCAGGAATATCTTGGCTGAGATTCATGAAGCATCTGGACTTTTCGCTATGCCAAATCAG AAACCTTCTGATGGACAGGAACATCTGGTTGGACTATCAGATGATGTTGGAGCTGGATTTATACCTGGCCATGGTAGCCAGCAGCCATCTTCTTCGGAGCACACTGTGGATCGAGCAACTGATTCGCCAAACCAGGATGAAACGGGAATGACTAATGTTTCTAAAGTAATCAGAGCTGACCAGAAACGGTTCTTCTTTGATCTTGGGAACAATAACAGGGGCCATTTCCTTAGGATATCTGAG GTGGCCGGTGCTGACAGGTCCTCCATCATTCTACCATTATCGGGTCTTAAGCAGTTTCACCAAGTAATAGGTCAGTTTGTGGAGATCACCAAAGATAAGATTGAAGGTATGACAGGTGCTAATGTCAGGACAGTTGACCCTCCTCAGAGATAA
- the LOC104700247 gene encoding transcription repressor OFP16-like: MPKILGKSLHLCFPSNLTKCYSSPCIPPTSSGEHDGSDLPGRPSIVLLNNFNLLYHHDDNHNRVVDLPSSSTTTTTTQAATSSSSRSSYESDISPDVSAAFASRRFFFSSPGRSNAITDSPETRSRGSSENYDNAAITSTKKKKNKCYNTAVTTTRLIRGGTAVTQNVYSPDPLTDFRRSMQEMIDAAIHAGELSRDPEDGYDFLDELLLTYLSLNPADTHKYVIRAFSDILVSLLSKERRIC, translated from the coding sequence atgCCAAAAATATTGGGGAAAAGCCTCCATCTTTGCTTCCCGTCAAATCTCACCAAATGCTATTCTTCGCCGTGTATTCCTCCGACGTCCTCTGGCGAACATGACGGTTCCGACCTTCCCGGCCGTCCCTCCATTGTTCTTCTCAACAACTTCAACCTCCTTTACCACCATGACGACAACCACAATCGTGTCGTTGACTTACCTTCCTCCTCAACCACCACCACTACTACTCAGGCCGccacctcttcctcctccaggTCATCATATGAATCTGATATCTCTCCGGATGTATCAGCCGCTTTCGCTTCTcgtcgcttcttcttctcttctccaggCCGGTCCAATGCAATCACCGACTCACCCGAGACCCGGTCAAGAGGATCCTCTGAGAATTACGATAATGCCGCTATCACGtcgacaaagaagaagaagaataagtgTTACAATACTGCCGTGACTACTACGAGGCTTATAAGAGGAGGAACGGCCGTGACGCAAAACGTGTACTCACCGGATCCATTAACTGACTTCCGGCGATCAATGCAAGAGATGATTGACGCCGCCATACACGCCGGAGAACTTAGCCGTGATCCGGAAGACGGTTACGATTTCTTGGATGAGCTGCTACTCACTTATCTATCCTTGAATCCAGCCGACACACACAAGTACGTCATCAGGGCTTTCTCCGACATATTGGTCTCACTCTTGTCTAAAGAACGCCGGATATGCTGA
- the LOC104700249 gene encoding probable CCR4-associated factor 1 homolog 7 — MSLFLKDDSIQIREVWNDNLESEMALIREVVDDFPFVAMDTEFPGIVCRPVGSFKTNTEYHYETLKTNVNILKMIQLGLTFSDEKGNLPTCGADSKYCIWQFNFREFDLESDIFATDSIELLRQSGIDFAKNNQMGIDSERFAELLMSSGIVLNENVHWVTFHSGYDFGYLLKLLTCQDLPETQTGFFEMINVYFPRVYDIKHLMKFCNSLHGGLNKLAELLEVERVGICHQAGSDSLLTSCTFRKLQENFFIGSMEKYSGVLYGLGVENGQIVH; from the coding sequence atgtCGCTGTTTCTGAAGGACGATTCGATTCAAATCCGTGAAGTATGGAACGACAACCTCGAATCAGAAATGGCTCTAATCCGAGAAGTCGTCGACGATTTCCCATTCGTAGCGATGGACACAGAGTTCCCAGGAATCGTGTGTAGACCAGTCGGATCATTCAAAACCAACACAGAGTACCACTACGAGACGCTTAAAACGAACGTCAACATCCTCAAGATGATTCAGCTCGGTCTCACTTTCTCCGACGAGAAAGGTAACCTCCCAACCTGTGGTGCCGACAGCAAATACTGCATCTGGCAGTTCAATTTCCGCGAATTCGACCTCGAGTCCGACATTTTCGCCACCGATTCCATCGAGCTTCTTCGTCAATCAGGCATCGATTTCGCTAAAAACAACCAGATGGGGATCGATTCGGAACGTTTCGCCGAGCTTCTCATGTCTTCAGGGATTGTGCTGAATGAGAACGTCCACTGGGTTACGTTCCACAGCGGGTACGATTTCGGGTACTTGCTGAAGCTACTGACGTGTCAGGATCTGCCTGAGACGCAGACGGGGTTCTTTGAGATGATTAATGTGTATTTCCCGAGGGTTTACGATATCAAACACTTGATGAAGTTCTGTAACAGTCTTCATGGAGGTCTGAACAAATTGGCTGAGCTGTTAGAAGTTGAGAGAGTTGGGATATGTCACCAGGCGGGTTCGGATAGCTTGTTGACGTCGTGTACATTCAGGAAGCTTCAGGAGAATTTCTTCATTGGTTCCATGGAGAAGTATTCTGGTGTTTTGTATGGTTTAGGTGTTGAGAATGGTCAGATTGTTCATtga
- the LOC104704289 gene encoding lactoylglutathione lyase-like, translating to MHIIHRNHSTNLPESPYSATSSAVKDPSHLPMGHHICFSVSNFDSFLHSLKEKGIETFQKTLPDGKVKQVFFFDPDGNGLEVASRS from the exons ATGCACATCATCCATAGAAACCATTCAACAAACCTTCCAGAAAGTCCTTACAGTGCCACCTCCTCTGCGGTTAAGGATCCTAGCCATCTCCCAATGGGTCACCATATCTGCTTCTCTGTCTCCAACTTCGACTCTTTCCTTCACTCTCTCAAG GAGAAGGGGATAGAAACTTTTCAGAAGACTCTTCCTGATGGAAAAGTCAAgcaagttttcttctttgatccAGATG GAAACGGATTAGAGGTAGCAAGTCGATCTTGA
- the LOC104700245 gene encoding heat shock 70 kDa protein 8-like — MAEQEYTVASDSENTGEEKSSSSPSLPEIAVGIDIGTSQCSIAVWNGSQVHILRNTRNQKLIKSFVTFKDEVPAGGVSNQLAHEQEMLTGAAIFNMKRLIGRVDTDPVVHASKNLPFLVQTLDIGVRPFIAALVNNAWRSTTPEEVLAIFLVELRLMAEAQLKRPVRNVVLTVPVSFSRFQLTRIERACAMAGLHVLRLMPEPTAVALLYAQQQQMTTHDNMGSGSERLAVIFNMGAGYCDVAVTATAGGVSQIKALAGNPIGGEDILQNTMRHIAPPEAEASGLLRVATQDAIHRLSDQDNVQIEVDLGIGNKISKVLDRVEFDEVNKNVFEECERLVVQCLRDARVEVGDIDDVIMVGGCSYIPKVRTILKNVCKKDEIYKGVNPVEAAVRGAALEGAVTSGIHDPFGSLDLLTIQATALAVGVRANGNKFIPVIPRSTMVPARKDLFFTTVQDNQKEALIIIYEGEGETVEKNHLLGYFKIVGIPPAPKGVPEINVCMDIDASNALRVFAAVLMPGSSSPVVPVIEVRMPTVDDGHGWCAQALNVKYGSTLDLITLQRKM, encoded by the coding sequence ATGGCAGAACAAGAATACACAGTAGCATCAGACAGTGAAAACACTGGAGAGGAgaaatcttcatcatctccttcattACCCGAAATCGCTGTTGGAATCGATATTGGTACTTCACAATGCAGCATAGCTGTTTGGAACGGCTCTCAAGTTCACATCTTGAGGAacacaagaaaccaaaaactcaTCAAATCATTCGTCACTTTCAAAGACGAAGTCCCTGCCGGTGGTGTCAGCAACCAGCTCGCGCACGAGCAGGAAATGCTAACCGGAGCCGCTATCTTCAACATGAAACGGCTCATCGGTCGTGTAGACACTGATCCTGTGGTTCACGCCAGCAAGAACCTTCCTTTCTTGGTTCAAACTCTTGACATTGGTGTCAGACCGTTTATTGCAGCTTTGGTTAACAATGCTTGGAGATCAACGACTCCAGAGGAAGTCTTAGCTATTTTTCTTGTGGAGTTACGTCTGATGGCTGAAGCTCAGTTGAAACGGCCTGTGAGAAATGTAGTCCTCACGGTTCCGGTTTCGTTCTCTAGGTTCCAGCTCACAAGGATTGAACGAGCTTGCGCTATGGCTGGACTTCATGTTCTTCGTCTGATGCCTGAACCAACTGCAGTGGCGTTGCTATATGCGCAACAACAGCAGATGACTACGCATGATAACATGGGAAGTGGAAGCGAGAGGCTTGCGGTTATATTCAATATGGGTGCTGGTTACTGCGATGTTGCGGTTACTGCAACTGCTGGTGGTGTTTCACAGATTAAAGCCTTGGCAGGGAACCCTATTGGAGGAGAAGATATTTTGCAGAACACAATGCGCCATATCGCGCCGCCAGAAGCAGAAGCTTCAGGGTTGCTCCGTGTAGCGACACAGGACGCTATTCACAGGCTATCGGATCAAGATAATGTCCAGATTGAAGTGGATTTGGGAATTGGTAACAAGATATCCAAGGTTCTTGATAGAGTGGAGTTTGATGAAGTGAACAAGAATGTATTTGAGGAATGTGAGAGACTAGTTGTGCAGTGTCTGCGAGATGCGAGAGTCGAGGTTGGTGATATTGACGATGTGATAATGGTTGGAGGCTGTTCTTACATCCCAAAAGTTAGAACCATTCTCAAGAACGTATGCAAGAAAGATGAGATTTACAAAGGTGTGAATCCTGTAGAAGCTGCGGTTAGAGGAGCTGCTTTGGAAGGTGCGGTGACTTCAGGTATTCATGATCCGTTTGGGAGCTTAGATCTCTTGACGATACAAGCCACAGCTCTTGCGGTTGGAGTAAGAGCTAACGGAAACAAGTTCATACCCGTGATACCGCGTAGCACGATGGTTCCAGCTCGGAAAGACCTCTTCTTCACTACGGTTCAGGACAACCAGAAGGAAGCTTTGATCATTATAtacgaaggagaaggagagaccGTTGAAAAAAATCATCTTCTTGGATATTTCAAGATCGTTGGGATTCCACCGGCACCTAAAGGTGTTCCAGAGATCAATGTATGTATGGACATCGATGCTTCAAATGCTTTGAGAGTTTTTGCAGCTGTGTTGATGCCGGGATCATCGAGTCCAGTGGTTCCTGTGATTGAAGTGAGGATGCCAACGGTTGATGATGGACATGGTTGGTGTGCTCAGGCATTGAATGTGAAATATGGATCTACTCTTGATTTGATTACTCTTCAGAGGAAGATGTAA
- the LOC109125394 gene encoding probable CCR4-associated factor 1 homolog 7, translating to MSLFAKKDSIQIREVCTDNLESEMCLIREAVDDFPFVGMVCRPPADDDFPGIVLGTFETLTEYNYETLKTNVNNVEMLQLGLTLSDENGNLPTCGTDKYCIWQFNIRDVAENNCCSNKK from the exons ATGTCGTTGTTTGCGAAGAAAGACTCGATTCAAATCCGTGAGGTGTGTACGGACAATCTAGAATCAGAGATGTGTCTGATTCGAGAAGCCGTGGATGATTTCCCGTTCGTCGGAATGGTGTGTAGACCACCAGCCGACGACGATTTTCCAGGAATCGTGTTAGGAACTTTCGAAACCCTAACCGAGTACAACTACGAAACCCTAAAAACGAACGTCAACAATGTCGAAATGCTTCAGCTCGGACTCACTCTCTCCGACGAGAATGGAAACCTCCCAACTTGTGGGACTGACAAATACTGTATCTGGCAGTTCAATATCCGCGACGTCGCTGAAAACAACTGTT gtTCGAACAAGAAGTAA
- the LOC104700255 gene encoding uncharacterized protein LOC104700255 — protein sequence MEMGSQETQPIMSSSPPGRISLRPMTLSDVDDYMVWATDPKVARFCTWEPCTSRDEAIKYITDRVLTHPWLRAICLEDDRPIGYILIMAVDDIRKEIGYVLARKYWGKGFATEAVRLVTAEIFKEFPEIERVEALVDVDNVGSQKVLEKVGFTREGVMRKFLYIKGSVRDTVMFSFLPTDTMK from the coding sequence ATGGAGATGGGCTCACAAGAAACACAACCAATCATGAGCTCTTCGCCTCCGGGGAGAATATCACTCCGGCCGATGACTCTTTCCGACGTCGACGACTACATGGTTTGGGCAACAGACCCTAAAGTGGCACGCTTCTGCACTTGGGAGCCTTGCACGAGCAGAGACGAAGCCATCAAATACATAACCGATCGTGTCTTGACACACCCTTGGCTCCGAGCCATCTGCTTAGAAGACGACCGTCCTATCGGCTACATCTTGATCATGGCGGTGGATGACATCAGAAAAGAGATCGGTTATGTCCTAGCGAGAAAGTATTGGGGAAAAGGGTTTGCGACGGAGGCAGTGAGGCTAGTGACGGCGGAGATATTTAAAGAATTTCCAGAGATTGAGAGGGTTGAGGCACTTGTCGATGTGGACAATGTTGGATCTCAAAAGGTTCTTGAGAAAGTTGGGTTTACTAGAGAAGGTGTGATGAGGAAGTTTCTATATATCAAGGGAAGTGTAAGAGACACTGTTATGTTTAGTTTCTTGCCTACTGATACTATGAAGTAA